In Elaeis guineensis isolate ETL-2024a chromosome 1, EG11, whole genome shotgun sequence, a genomic segment contains:
- the LOC105038886 gene encoding small ribosomal subunit protein eS8 isoform X2 → MGISRDSMHKRRATGGKKKAWRKKRKYELGRQPANTKLSSNKTVRRVRVRGGNVKWRALRLDTGNYSWGSEAVTRKTRILDVVYNASNNELVRTQTLVKSAIIQVDAAPFKQWYLQHYGVEIGRKKKAPAATKKEATEEGEGATEEPKKSNHVLRKLEKRQQGRKLDPHIEEQFGSGRLLACISSRPGQCGRADGYILEGKELEFYMKKIQRKKGKGGAGAA, encoded by the exons ATGG GTATTTCCCGAGACTCTATGCATAAGAGGCGCGCAACGGGAGGGAAGAAGAAGGcctggaggaagaagagaaa GTATGAGTTGGGCCGGCAGCCGGCAAATACAAAGCTTTCGAGCAACAAGACTGTCAGAAGGGTTCGTGTTCGTGGAGGAAATGTGAAGTGGAGGGCCCTTCGTTTGGATACTGGCAATTACTCTTGGGGGAGTGAAGCTGTGACCCGAAAGACTCGTATCCTTGATGTCGTGTACAATGCCTCCAATAATGAGCTTGTGAGGACACAGACCCTGGTGAAAAGTGCCATTATCCAGGTTGATGCTGCCCCCTTCAAGCAATGGTACCTCCAGCACTATGGTGTTGAGAttggtaggaagaagaaggccccAGCTGCTACCAAGAAGGAAGCAACAGAG GAGGGCGAAGGTGCTACCGAAGAACCAAAGAAGAGCAACCACGTCCTTAGGAAGCTGGAGAAGCGTCAGCAGGGTCGTAAACTTGACCCCCACATTGAGGAGCAATTTGGTAGCGGGAGATTGTTAGCTTGTATCTCATCCCGCCCCGGCCAGTGTGGCAGAGCTGACGG ATACatattggaagggaaggagctggAGTTCTACATGAAAAAGATCCAAAGGAAGAAGGGCAAGGGTGGTGCCGGAGCTGCTTGA
- the LOC105038886 gene encoding small ribosomal subunit protein eS8 isoform X1, producing MGISRDSMHKRRATGGKKKAWRKKRKYELGRQPANTKLSSNKTVRRVRVRGGNVKWRALRLDTGNYSWGSEAVTRKTRILDVVYNASNNELVRTQTLVKSAIIQVDAAPFKQWYLQHYGVEIGRKKKAPAATKKEATEGQEGEGATEEPKKSNHVLRKLEKRQQGRKLDPHIEEQFGSGRLLACISSRPGQCGRADGYILEGKELEFYMKKIQRKKGKGGAGAA from the exons ATGG GTATTTCCCGAGACTCTATGCATAAGAGGCGCGCAACGGGAGGGAAGAAGAAGGcctggaggaagaagagaaa GTATGAGTTGGGCCGGCAGCCGGCAAATACAAAGCTTTCGAGCAACAAGACTGTCAGAAGGGTTCGTGTTCGTGGAGGAAATGTGAAGTGGAGGGCCCTTCGTTTGGATACTGGCAATTACTCTTGGGGGAGTGAAGCTGTGACCCGAAAGACTCGTATCCTTGATGTCGTGTACAATGCCTCCAATAATGAGCTTGTGAGGACACAGACCCTGGTGAAAAGTGCCATTATCCAGGTTGATGCTGCCCCCTTCAAGCAATGGTACCTCCAGCACTATGGTGTTGAGAttggtaggaagaagaaggccccAGCTGCTACCAAGAAGGAAGCAACAGAG GGGCAGGAGGGCGAAGGTGCTACCGAAGAACCAAAGAAGAGCAACCACGTCCTTAGGAAGCTGGAGAAGCGTCAGCAGGGTCGTAAACTTGACCCCCACATTGAGGAGCAATTTGGTAGCGGGAGATTGTTAGCTTGTATCTCATCCCGCCCCGGCCAGTGTGGCAGAGCTGACGG ATACatattggaagggaaggagctggAGTTCTACATGAAAAAGATCCAAAGGAAGAAGGGCAAGGGTGGTGCCGGAGCTGCTTGA